In the Diprion similis isolate iyDipSimi1 chromosome 2, iyDipSimi1.1, whole genome shotgun sequence genome, one interval contains:
- the LOC124416504 gene encoding glucose dehydrogenase [FAD, quinone]-like produces the protein MTYSFSPPNTCNVTLPGPTFQSLCNASAILVFMSFLDEFTRVDEKVSGICERITSIEEPADVYDYIVIGGGGAGSVVAARLSEVQNVTVLVLEAGDDESAVAQIPSLTLDLIGSNIDWNYYTSNESNCCISTSGSCTWSGGRCLGGSTAITGMTYARGNPTDFENWVTMGNEGWSYDDVLPFFLKSEDNGDIDVVGSEYHATGGPLAVERFPYQHPLAYTILEAAIESGFGVSNDLNGENRNGFSIPQATQKKGVRRSSARAFLWPARNRTNLHVALNSYVTKIVVENDQAVGVEYYKNGELKTVKVNREVILSSGAIRSPHILLHSGIGPKEHLTSLGIDVVKDLPGVGENLHDQPGFSISFTVNEPDVYYNNWATATEYLAFQTGPLSSATPIEITSALASNQTTDDYPDIQIYPTISPTNCAPGDIDALQSTGRQTIIFTTTYTHVKSRGRISLASNDPFQDPIIWANYLDDNRDLNGLLQGIEYILRLADTEAFEAHNFTLATTAIEACSNFTFPSSEYWACAVRQDTVPQFHQVGSCKMGPSSDPLAVVDSQLRVHGVTGLRVADASIMPQVTSANVGAPTIMIGERAADFIKKDINSTDCTKNLKS, from the exons ATGACGTACAGCTTCAGCCCGCCGAATACCTGCAACGTGACCCTCCCGGGGCCGACTTTTCAAAGCCTCTGCAATGCTTCGGCAATATTGGTCTTCATGTCCTTTCTGGATGAGTTCACGCGAGTCGATGAAAAGGTTTCCGGTATCTGCGAACGGATCACATCAATAGAAGAACCTGCCGACGTGTACGACTACATTGTAATTGGCG GTGGGGGTGCAGGATCTGTGGTAGCAGCCAGATTGAGCGAGGTGCAAAACGTAACAGTCTTGGTTCTTGAAGCTGGTGACGACGAGTCAGCAGTCGCCCAAATTCCTAGTCTTACTCTAGATTTGATAG GGTCCAATATCGATTGGAATTATTACACATCGAACGAGAGCAATTGTTGCATATCTACAAGTGGCTCCTGCACCTGGTCAGGGGGAAGATGTCTTGGGGGTAGCACAGCCATCACGGGAATGACATACGCGCGAGGCAATCCAACCGACTTCGAAAACTGGGTTACAATGGGTAACGAGGGATGGTCGTACGATGACGTGTTGCCGTTTTTCCTGAAGTCGGAAGACAACGGTGATATCGATGTCGTCGGAAGCGAGTACCATGCGACAGGAGGGCCGCTTGCCGTTGAGAGATTTCCGTACCAACATCCTCTTGCTTATACCATATTAGAAGCAGCCATTGAATCAGGGTTTGGCGTAAGCAACGACCTGAACGGTGAAAATAGAAACGGTTTCTCGATCCCACAAGCAACACAGAAAAAAGGAGTTAGACGGAGTAGCGCAAGAGCGTTTTTATGGCCGGCTAGAAATCGCACGAATCTCCACGTGGCCCTGAACTCCTACGTGACCAAGATCGTGGTTGAGAATGATCAGGCAGTCGGTGTCGAGTATTACAAG AACGGCGAGCTCAAGACAGTGAAGGTGAACCGCGAAGTGATCCTGTCTTCAGGAGCGATCAGATCACCACATATTTTACTTCATTCCGGCATTGGCCCGAAGGAACATCTGACATCATTGGGCATCGATGTTGTCAAGGACTTGCCTGGCGTGGGAGAGAATCTTCATGATCAGCCAGGCTTCTCTATCTCATTCACCGTGAATGAACCCGACGTCTACTATAACAACTGGGCTACTGCCACTGAGTATTTAGCTTTTCAGACAGGTCCCTTGTCCAGTGCAACACCTATCGAGATCACCAGCGCATTGGCGAGTAACCAAACGACGGATGACTACCCGGACATCCAGATCTACCCCACCATCAGCCCCACGAACTGTGCACCGGGTGATATCGACGCTCTGCAGAGCACGGGAAgacaaacaattatttttacaacaacaTACACGCATGTCAAGAGCAGAG GACGAATCAGCCTAGCTTCGAACGATCCGTTTCAGGACCCAATTATATGGGCCAATTACTTAGACGATAACAGGGACTTGAATGGTCTTCTTCAAGGCATAGAATATATCTTGAGATTGGCGGATACCGAGGCTTTTGAGGCTCATAACTTCACCTTGGCCACCACAGCCATCGAAGCTTGCTCCAATTTTACTTTCCCTAGCTCTGAGTACTGGGCCTGTGCGGTGCGACAGGATACTGTGCCTCAGTTTCACCAGGTCGGTAGCTGTAAGATGGGACCATCATCCGACCCGTTAGCAGTGGTCGATTCCCAGCTACGAGTTCATGGTGTAACCGGTCTTCGAGTTGCAGATGCTTCGATTATGCCTCAG GTAACCTCGGCCAATGTTGGGGCGCCAACCATAATGATTGGAGAACGTGCCGCCGATTTTATCAAGAAAGATATCAATTCGACGGACTGTACGAAGAACTTGAAGTCCTAG